In Streptomyces sp. NBC_00569, a single genomic region encodes these proteins:
- a CDS encoding condensation domain-containing protein, protein MGTIEEGAALAVVGAAFEFPQCADWDTLTALLREGRDTLRGLPQKRAESTGVVRTASDREGGWIDDVTGFDHRYFGISKADAELTDPRQRRMLQLAVRAIGEAGYAPGELAGSDTAVLVAGYGAPHPSLYNLLPAGQQGAGPAMTGSLHAYAAGRVAYHLDLRGPAEVIDTSCSSFLVALHEARWKLARGECDLALVGGFELVLGPLPRRTTGTDGLGVLSAEDRCRPFDSAADGTTYGEGGGFVLVKRYEDAVRDGDTICAVVRGSAVNQDAGRSTGLTAPSPAAQSEVITAAWQDAGVEPATIGYVEAHGTATKIGDPIEIQGLAGAFAAARDATGARPVSSVKGNLGHLGSMASFAGLMRVIAQFRAGEIFPTAHFREANPLLALPAEMLRIAAGAEPWPTGRGPRRAGISSFGLSGTNAHMVVEEGPAAPPPPPYTKAERPFVLSARDLSGLDRQVRRLRDLIAADVTGFDLAAAGEVLTAAREHFPLRHAWTARDTTELLGRLDAVLHGPGQAPVPGTTPPLVVALGDTVATTVEDLRACAAGHPAFADVHEEAARALPAGEWNAAQRTLVRLVGGHAMLARAGLAPALVLAHGVGAHAARVLRGETDLATALGALGDPPAESAPPNPEALRGALSGLAGHPLVVDLAPGGALSGLLAAQPVTAVATTPVQALALAFAHGHTVDWRAALGRPPVRRVPLPVAALAEEHCWPAMAAVQDAPDAPEPETAEPETAAGGSVTDIVLGFARDVLKEPGLGEDDDFFDAGGNSLNGTRLVARINERFGTDFEVLDLFDLPDLRSLADAVAGAAPQAATPRPAGGQEEGTARGAGGGDVREGPLCGQQTAIWAAQQLDPESGAYNVPAALLLDGEPDPRALAARLTTLVRRHPMLRAFVRDTPEGPVQCVAPADGAEAVLEHIESDLSDHTLSSGEGALLERLRALVAAPLSPYSRPAARHQLIRARFADGERHVLLLTYHHLFVDGWSWRLLFEDLAGTAPESPEPGRHYLDHVTEQRERLGQETGRTLEAFWSGYLSGSRPAPLPEDPADAAAPGAAVLELPVAPRLAERLRELARRERATSNMVFLAAWAALLWRITGETDVTVAVPAAGRAPADEPVVGNYANTLVLRVRVRPDEPFSALLAAVREASLATLAHQDLPTDRIRRTARPGSAEPLAATMFGFNSGVAPLRRIGPDGPAVELLDVGQGAPAFPVSVAVLEYGEETRAGVQYTPDRFRATTVEGWLDAYRSLLESVAEQGTGARTADLAGGPAPVRATDVTGAGEAGEAEETADEADGAGHVAPRTPVERELAALWAQFLKRDRVGATDDFFDLGGDSITAIAIASEAARRGLALRPRTVLELRTVAAAATRTTRAEPAPARPDHMAALAAADTPDENEPVELTPPQLEFLARGAARPDHWNHGVLYRARRPLDAAEVGRALRTLARRHPVLRARLREDEGLWRQSAGPEAPPVTEFDLRGADAGRIAETVDARATELHESLDLREGPVCRAGLFRLPAGLPDELVLVVHHVVVDLYSWNVLTEELSALLRDGDDRALAPAGPSYFHWARRLARHVAERPDDFDGSYWLDHTWGDGAQRATVPEGPRGVEGNTQELVTDLPVPDTAGQGVTLYERLLAALGAAFQDWLGVRGGEVAVQLVGHGREDLFSEGAPAGADAGVDLGRTVGYFNSTYPFALALPGRRAAADHTAYVARELRSVPQAGFGFEALRHHHPDPGARRALGAIEVPGVLFSFWGRPAFLDAGQAGDEEGVLTGVRTELVGRDRPFDMERPCPVEVYPSLTDGRLTVRWRFSGELFTAARIQDLANAFGAALGT, encoded by the coding sequence ATGGGCACGATCGAAGAGGGAGCGGCGCTCGCCGTCGTCGGCGCGGCTTTCGAATTCCCCCAGTGCGCCGACTGGGACACGCTGACCGCGCTGCTGCGCGAGGGCCGCGACACGTTGCGCGGGCTGCCGCAGAAGCGCGCGGAGTCCACCGGCGTCGTGCGCACCGCGAGCGACCGCGAAGGCGGCTGGATCGACGACGTCACCGGCTTCGACCACCGCTACTTCGGCATCTCCAAGGCCGACGCCGAGCTGACCGACCCGCGCCAGCGCCGCATGCTCCAACTCGCCGTGCGCGCGATCGGAGAGGCCGGATACGCGCCCGGCGAGCTGGCGGGCAGCGACACGGCGGTCCTCGTGGCCGGCTACGGCGCCCCGCATCCGAGCCTGTACAACCTCCTGCCCGCCGGGCAGCAGGGCGCCGGGCCCGCGATGACGGGCAGCCTGCACGCGTACGCGGCGGGCCGGGTCGCCTACCACCTCGACCTGCGCGGCCCCGCCGAGGTCATCGACACGTCCTGCTCGTCCTTCCTCGTCGCGCTGCACGAGGCCCGCTGGAAGCTGGCGCGCGGTGAGTGCGACCTCGCCCTCGTCGGCGGCTTCGAACTCGTCCTCGGCCCGCTGCCGCGCCGCACCACTGGCACGGACGGCCTCGGCGTCCTGTCGGCGGAGGACCGCTGCCGTCCCTTCGACAGCGCGGCCGACGGCACGACCTACGGGGAGGGCGGCGGATTCGTCCTGGTCAAGCGGTACGAGGACGCCGTGCGCGACGGCGACACCATCTGCGCGGTCGTCCGCGGCAGCGCCGTCAACCAGGACGCCGGACGCAGCACCGGCCTCACCGCCCCCAGCCCCGCCGCGCAGAGCGAGGTCATCACCGCCGCCTGGCAGGACGCGGGCGTCGAACCCGCGACCATCGGCTACGTCGAGGCGCACGGCACCGCCACGAAGATCGGCGACCCCATCGAGATCCAGGGCCTCGCCGGAGCGTTCGCCGCAGCGCGGGACGCCACCGGCGCACGGCCCGTGTCCTCGGTCAAGGGCAATCTCGGGCACCTCGGCTCCATGGCCTCGTTCGCCGGACTGATGCGCGTCATCGCCCAGTTCAGGGCCGGCGAGATCTTCCCCACCGCGCACTTCCGCGAGGCGAACCCACTGCTCGCCCTGCCTGCGGAGATGCTGCGGATCGCCGCCGGCGCCGAGCCGTGGCCCACCGGCCGTGGCCCCCGCCGCGCGGGCATCAGCAGCTTCGGTCTCAGCGGCACCAACGCCCACATGGTCGTCGAGGAGGGGCCGGCCGCCCCGCCGCCACCCCCGTACACGAAGGCCGAGCGCCCCTTCGTGCTCTCCGCGCGCGACCTGTCGGGCCTCGACCGCCAGGTGCGCCGGCTGCGTGACCTGATCGCCGCCGACGTCACCGGCTTCGACCTGGCCGCGGCCGGCGAGGTCCTCACGGCGGCGCGCGAACACTTCCCGCTGCGGCACGCGTGGACGGCGCGCGACACCACCGAACTCCTCGGCCGTCTGGACGCCGTACTTCACGGGCCCGGCCAGGCGCCCGTGCCCGGCACGACGCCGCCCCTCGTCGTGGCACTCGGCGACACGGTCGCCACGACGGTCGAGGACCTGCGCGCCTGCGCCGCCGGACACCCCGCCTTCGCCGACGTCCACGAGGAGGCTGCGCGGGCGCTGCCCGCGGGCGAGTGGAACGCCGCGCAGCGCACGCTGGTGCGGCTGGTCGGCGGGCACGCGATGCTCGCGCGGGCCGGCCTCGCGCCCGCCCTCGTACTCGCCCACGGCGTCGGCGCCCACGCGGCCCGCGTACTGCGGGGGGAGACGGACCTCGCCACGGCACTGGGCGCGCTCGGGGATCCGCCCGCGGAGTCCGCGCCGCCCAACCCCGAGGCCCTGCGCGGCGCCCTGTCCGGGCTCGCCGGGCACCCCCTGGTCGTCGACCTGGCACCCGGCGGCGCCCTGTCCGGGCTCCTCGCCGCCCAGCCCGTCACGGCCGTCGCCACCACCCCCGTACAGGCCCTGGCCCTGGCCTTCGCACACGGGCACACCGTGGACTGGCGGGCCGCGCTCGGGCGGCCGCCGGTGCGCCGCGTACCGCTGCCCGTCGCGGCCCTGGCGGAGGAGCACTGCTGGCCCGCCATGGCGGCGGTCCAAGACGCGCCGGACGCACCCGAGCCGGAGACTGCCGAGCCGGAGACGGCCGCCGGGGGCAGTGTCACGGACATCGTGCTCGGCTTCGCCCGGGACGTCCTCAAGGAGCCGGGGCTCGGCGAGGACGACGACTTCTTCGACGCGGGCGGGAACTCGCTGAACGGCACCCGGCTCGTCGCCAGGATCAACGAGCGCTTCGGCACCGACTTCGAGGTCCTCGACCTGTTCGACCTGCCGGACCTGCGCTCCCTCGCGGACGCCGTGGCCGGGGCCGCCCCGCAGGCGGCGACGCCCCGGCCGGCCGGCGGACAGGAAGAAGGCACGGCGCGGGGAGCCGGGGGCGGCGATGTGCGGGAAGGCCCTCTGTGCGGGCAGCAGACCGCCATCTGGGCCGCACAGCAGCTCGACCCCGAGTCGGGCGCGTACAACGTGCCGGCCGCGCTGCTCCTCGACGGCGAGCCCGACCCCCGGGCGCTCGCGGCCCGGCTCACCACGCTGGTGCGCCGGCACCCGATGCTGCGGGCCTTCGTGCGGGACACGCCGGAGGGTCCCGTGCAGTGCGTCGCGCCGGCCGACGGGGCCGAAGCCGTCCTGGAGCACATCGAGTCGGACCTCTCGGACCACACCCTGTCCAGCGGCGAAGGCGCCCTGCTGGAACGGCTGCGCGCCCTCGTCGCGGCCCCCCTCTCGCCGTACAGCCGGCCCGCGGCCCGCCACCAGCTGATCCGCGCGCGCTTCGCCGACGGCGAGCGGCACGTCCTGCTGCTCACGTACCACCACCTCTTCGTGGACGGCTGGTCGTGGCGGCTCCTGTTCGAGGACCTGGCCGGTACGGCCCCCGAGTCTCCCGAGCCCGGCCGCCACTACCTCGACCACGTGACCGAACAGCGCGAACGCCTCGGACAGGAGACCGGGCGCACCCTGGAGGCGTTCTGGTCCGGCTATCTCAGCGGCTCCCGCCCCGCGCCGCTGCCCGAGGACCCGGCGGACGCGGCCGCCCCCGGCGCCGCCGTCCTGGAACTGCCCGTCGCGCCGCGGCTCGCCGAGCGGCTGCGCGAGCTCGCCCGGCGTGAACGCGCCACGTCCAACATGGTGTTCCTCGCGGCCTGGGCGGCCCTGCTGTGGCGCATCACCGGAGAGACGGACGTGACGGTGGCCGTACCGGCGGCGGGGCGCGCGCCGGCGGACGAACCCGTGGTCGGCAACTACGCCAACACCCTGGTGCTGCGCGTGCGGGTGCGGCCCGACGAGCCGTTCTCCGCGCTGCTCGCCGCGGTGCGCGAGGCCTCGCTGGCCACGCTCGCCCACCAGGACCTGCCCACCGACCGCATCCGCCGCACCGCGCGTCCCGGCTCGGCCGAGCCGCTCGCCGCCACGATGTTCGGCTTCAACAGCGGTGTCGCGCCACTGCGGCGCATCGGGCCCGACGGACCGGCCGTCGAACTCCTCGACGTGGGCCAGGGAGCCCCGGCCTTCCCCGTGAGCGTCGCCGTCCTCGAATACGGCGAGGAGACGCGGGCCGGTGTCCAGTACACGCCCGACCGATTCCGCGCCACGACGGTCGAGGGCTGGCTCGACGCCTACCGCTCGCTGCTCGAATCCGTCGCCGAACAGGGCACGGGCGCCCGCACGGCGGACCTGGCGGGCGGTCCCGCGCCCGTGCGGGCGACCGACGTCACCGGCGCGGGAGAAGCCGGAGAAGCAGAAGAAACAGCGGACGAGGCCGACGGCGCGGGACACGTGGCCCCACGCACGCCCGTCGAACGCGAACTCGCCGCGCTCTGGGCCCAGTTCCTCAAGCGGGACCGGGTCGGGGCCACCGACGACTTCTTCGACCTCGGCGGCGACTCGATCACCGCCATCGCGATCGCCTCCGAGGCCGCACGCCGCGGCCTCGCCCTGCGGCCGAGGACCGTCCTGGAGCTGCGTACGGTCGCGGCGGCCGCGACCCGGACGACGCGCGCCGAACCCGCTCCCGCACGTCCGGACCACATGGCCGCGCTCGCCGCCGCTGACACCCCGGACGAGAACGAGCCCGTCGAACTCACCCCACCGCAGCTGGAGTTCCTCGCGCGGGGCGCCGCCAGGCCCGACCACTGGAATCACGGCGTGCTCTACCGCGCCCGCCGCCCCCTGGACGCGGCCGAAGTGGGGCGCGCCCTGCGGACGCTCGCGCGCCGGCACCCGGTGCTGCGCGCCAGACTGCGCGAGGACGAAGGCCTGTGGCGCCAGTCGGCCGGGCCCGAGGCCCCGCCCGTGACCGAGTTCGACCTGCGCGGCGCGGACGCCGGGCGCATCGCCGAGACCGTCGACGCGCGCGCCACCGAGCTGCACGAGTCGCTCGACCTGCGGGAGGGACCCGTCTGCCGGGCGGGCCTGTTCCGCCTCCCGGCCGGGCTGCCCGACGAACTCGTCCTCGTCGTCCACCACGTCGTGGTCGACCTCTACTCGTGGAACGTCCTCACCGAGGAACTGTCGGCGCTCCTGCGCGACGGCGACGACCGGGCGCTCGCCCCGGCGGGTCCCTCCTACTTCCACTGGGCGCGCCGTCTGGCCCGCCACGTCGCCGAACGTCCCGACGACTTCGACGGCTCGTACTGGCTGGACCACACCTGGGGCGACGGCGCGCAGCGGGCGACGGTCCCCGAGGGCCCGCGCGGCGTCGAGGGCAACACCCAGGAACTGGTCACCGACCTTCCCGTGCCGGACACCGCGGGCCAGGGCGTCACCCTGTACGAACGTCTGCTCGCTGCGCTCGGCGCCGCCTTCCAGGACTGGCTGGGCGTACGCGGCGGAGAGGTCGCCGTGCAGCTCGTCGGGCACGGGCGGGAGGACCTGTTCTCCGAGGGCGCCCCGGCCGGCGCGGACGCCGGAGTCGACCTCGGCCGCACCGTGGGCTACTTCAACTCGACCTATCCCTTCGCGCTCGCCCTGCCCGGACGCCGCGCCGCCGCCGACCACACCGCTTACGTCGCACGGGAGTTGCGGTCGGTGCCACAGGCCGGCTTCGGCTTCGAGGCGCTGCGCCACCACCACCCGGACCCGGGAGCGCGGCGCGCGCTCGGCGCCATCGAGGTGCCGGGGGTGCTCTTCTCCTTCTGGGGCCGCCCGGCCTTCCTCGACGCCGGACAGGCCGGCGACGAGGAAGGTGTCCTCACCGGCGTACGCACCGAACTCGTCGGAAGGGACCGGCCGTTCGACATGGAACGGCCCTGCCCCGTCGAGGTCTACCCCAGCCTCACCGACGGCCGTCTGACCGTGCGCTGGCGCTTCAGCGGCGAGTTGTTCACCGCCGCGCGGATCCAGGACCTGGCGAACGCCTTCGGCGCGGCCCTCGGCACCTGA
- a CDS encoding MFS transporter produces MRSQHDVDVFRVPGFRRLLVGRTLSFLATALVPTALTLAVIRATGSAGDLGIVLAAELVPQLVLLPVGGVLADRFPAQRVAFAADLVRGIAQLAIGAELLLGAVRIGDLAVLSAVTGAAIAFGTPTMSPLVAATVPQEARLRANAHLGVARGFALVAGPGIAGVLVVAVGAGWAFVFTAIVFGVGAVTLGGLRTEPREAKAHTPTFFRELAEGWQEVRSRPWFWTNLVGHGVSNLAAGVLMTLGPLIAIERLGGEISWVVVYQAGMAGMLAGAFVAPRLKATRPLVVTSVCGALFALPMITFAVPLAVWVNAVAYGIAMLGIGVLNTLWQTTMQRHFPPHALARADSYDALLSFAARPLGLAVAAPVAALTGSAAPLLVTAALVAVANLACLALPDARAITNRAEPDVRVA; encoded by the coding sequence ATGCGTTCACAGCATGACGTGGACGTGTTCCGCGTGCCCGGCTTCCGGCGCCTGCTCGTCGGGCGCACCCTGTCCTTCCTGGCCACGGCGCTCGTGCCGACGGCGCTCACCCTCGCGGTGATCAGGGCGACGGGCAGCGCAGGCGACCTGGGGATCGTGCTGGCCGCCGAACTCGTGCCCCAGCTCGTGCTGCTGCCCGTCGGCGGCGTGCTCGCCGACCGCTTCCCCGCCCAGCGGGTGGCGTTCGCCGCCGACCTGGTGCGCGGCATCGCCCAACTCGCCATCGGGGCCGAGCTGTTGCTCGGTGCCGTGCGGATCGGGGACCTCGCGGTGCTCTCCGCCGTCACCGGCGCCGCCATCGCCTTCGGTACGCCGACCATGTCCCCGCTGGTCGCCGCCACCGTTCCGCAGGAGGCGCGGCTGCGCGCCAACGCCCACCTCGGCGTGGCCCGCGGCTTCGCCCTCGTGGCGGGGCCCGGCATCGCGGGAGTCCTGGTCGTCGCCGTCGGCGCGGGCTGGGCCTTCGTGTTCACCGCGATCGTCTTCGGCGTCGGCGCCGTCACCCTGGGCGGCCTGCGGACCGAGCCCAGGGAGGCGAAGGCGCACACCCCGACGTTCTTCAGGGAACTCGCCGAAGGCTGGCAGGAGGTGCGCAGCCGCCCCTGGTTCTGGACCAACCTCGTCGGGCACGGGGTGTCCAACCTCGCGGCCGGGGTGCTCATGACGCTCGGACCGCTCATCGCCATCGAGCGGCTCGGCGGAGAGATCTCCTGGGTCGTCGTCTACCAGGCGGGTATGGCCGGCATGCTGGCGGGCGCGTTCGTCGCCCCGCGCCTGAAGGCCACACGTCCCCTGGTCGTGACGTCGGTGTGCGGCGCGCTGTTCGCCCTCCCCATGATCACGTTCGCGGTGCCGCTGGCCGTGTGGGTGAACGCGGTCGCCTACGGGATCGCCATGCTCGGCATCGGGGTCCTCAACACGCTGTGGCAGACCACCATGCAGCGCCACTTCCCGCCGCACGCGCTGGCCAGGGCCGACTCGTACGACGCCCTGCTGTCCTTCGCGGCCAGACCGCTCGGGCTCGCCGTCGCCGCTCCGGTCGCCGCCCTCACCGGGTCCGCCGCGCCGCTCCTCGTCACCGCGGCACTCGTCGCCGTGGCCAACCTGGCGTGCCTCGCGCTGCCCGACGCCCGCGCCATCACCAACCGCGCCGAGCCCGACGTGCGCGTCGCCTGA
- a CDS encoding thioesterase II family protein, which produces MSVNPVSAGVRATTPWLLRKPSQDAAARVFCFPYSGVGASMFNAWPARFGADDGVEVCAVQLPGRENRMREPHYGTYEELAGHLVEALTPYLDRPFAFFGHCAGSLPAFETARLLAARELPLPETVFVSAQVAPHDCPHDRFLDMTDDELKAELEFLAVSRGGTAHPALIELGLAVLREDLGANRVYGTERPVRVPFGITVLHWSDDPEVTHDELKGWDAYADGVAFPVLDGGHYDFLKAPDALMERLADAFTA; this is translated from the coding sequence ATGTCTGTGAATCCCGTGTCCGCCGGCGTCAGGGCCACCACGCCCTGGCTGCTGAGGAAACCGTCGCAGGACGCCGCGGCGCGCGTCTTCTGCTTCCCCTACTCCGGGGTCGGCGCGTCGATGTTCAACGCGTGGCCCGCCCGCTTCGGCGCCGACGACGGCGTCGAGGTGTGCGCGGTCCAGCTGCCCGGCCGCGAGAACCGGATGCGCGAGCCCCACTACGGCACGTACGAGGAGCTCGCCGGGCACCTCGTCGAGGCTCTGACGCCCTACCTCGACCGGCCCTTCGCGTTCTTCGGGCACTGCGCGGGATCGCTGCCGGCGTTCGAGACGGCGCGGCTGCTCGCCGCGCGTGAACTGCCCCTTCCCGAGACGGTGTTCGTGTCGGCGCAGGTCGCGCCGCACGACTGCCCGCACGACCGCTTCCTCGACATGACGGACGACGAACTGAAGGCCGAGCTGGAGTTCCTCGCGGTCTCCCGCGGCGGCACCGCCCACCCCGCGCTCATCGAGCTCGGCCTCGCCGTGCTGCGCGAGGACCTCGGCGCCAACCGGGTGTACGGAACGGAGCGACCGGTACGGGTGCCGTTCGGCATCACCGTCCTGCACTGGTCCGACGACCCCGAGGTCACCCACGACGAGCTCAAGGGCTGGGACGCGTACGCCGACGGAGTCGCCTTCCCCGTACTCGACGGCGGGCACTACGACTTCCTGAAGGCCCCCGACGCTCTGATGGAACGGCTGGCCGATGCGTTCACAGCATGA
- a CDS encoding cytochrome P450 codes for MRITAGCVPVPAADLAKADLFDPGFHADGDLHAVWARMRTDAPLHRRVLPDGRAFTSVTRYADACRVLGDHRAFTSERGSILTQLGHDDTSAGQMLVSTDPPRHGELRRPLNGKLTARALADWEGRIRQAVTHFLAPARDGGVWDVARRAYDLPMTVAGALMGVPESDWDDLVRWTAMAAAPEDETFRVGTSGAATLAIAHHQLFEYFAQTLRTRRTEGPGENLVGHLMTMDAGGAKLSDAEVIYNCYSLLLGANATTPHTVSGTLLALSEHEDQLRKVADDTALIPGLVEEGLRWTSPASSFLRYAVEDTELSGGRVPAGEAVAVWIGSANRDESVFTDPYRFDVLRADNRHIAFGHGPHYCLGATLARVTFRILFEEFLAGFRSVEPAGPPQHLKSVFIAGMTSLPVVTAPR; via the coding sequence GTGAGGATCACCGCCGGATGCGTTCCCGTCCCGGCCGCGGACCTCGCGAAGGCCGATCTCTTCGATCCCGGGTTCCACGCGGACGGTGACCTCCATGCCGTGTGGGCGCGCATGCGGACCGACGCGCCGCTGCACCGCCGAGTGCTGCCCGACGGACGCGCGTTCACCTCGGTCACCCGTTACGCGGACGCCTGTCGCGTCCTCGGCGACCACCGTGCCTTCACCTCCGAACGCGGCAGCATCCTCACCCAGCTCGGCCACGACGACACCTCCGCCGGCCAGATGCTGGTCTCCACCGACCCGCCGCGCCACGGCGAACTGCGCCGCCCCCTCAACGGGAAGCTCACCGCCCGCGCGCTCGCCGACTGGGAGGGCAGGATCCGGCAGGCCGTCACCCACTTCCTCGCCCCCGCCCGCGACGGCGGCGTCTGGGACGTGGCGAGGCGCGCCTACGACCTGCCGATGACCGTGGCCGGCGCGCTGATGGGCGTACCGGAGTCCGACTGGGACGACCTCGTGCGGTGGACCGCGATGGCGGCGGCGCCGGAGGACGAGACCTTCCGCGTCGGCACCAGCGGGGCGGCGACGCTGGCCATCGCGCACCACCAGCTCTTCGAGTACTTCGCGCAGACGCTGCGCACGCGCCGCACCGAAGGACCGGGCGAGAACCTCGTCGGCCATCTGATGACCATGGACGCCGGCGGCGCGAAGCTGAGCGACGCGGAGGTCATCTACAACTGCTACAGCCTCCTGCTGGGGGCCAACGCCACGACACCGCACACCGTCTCGGGCACGCTGCTCGCCCTCTCCGAGCACGAGGACCAGCTGCGCAAGGTCGCCGACGACACCGCGCTGATCCCCGGCCTGGTGGAGGAGGGGCTGCGCTGGACGTCCCCCGCGAGCAGTTTCCTGCGGTACGCGGTCGAGGACACCGAACTCAGCGGGGGGCGGGTGCCCGCGGGCGAGGCCGTCGCCGTGTGGATCGGCTCGGCCAACCGTGACGAGAGCGTGTTCACCGACCCGTACCGGTTCGACGTGCTGCGTGCCGACAACCGGCACATCGCCTTCGGGCACGGCCCGCACTACTGCCTGGGCGCCACACTCGCCCGCGTCACCTTCCGGATCCTCTTCGAGGAGTTCCTCGCCGGGTTCCGGTCCGTCGAACCCGCCGGGCCGCCGCAGCACCTGAAGTCGGTCTTCATCGCCGGGATGACCAGCCTTCCCGTCGTGACCGCGCCGCGCTGA
- a CDS encoding non-ribosomal peptide synthetase — protein sequence MDAPYPSHPLPIGAAFARQARLTPDRTAVRGDDGELTYGELDDRSDRLARHLQDLGVIVGDVVALDAGRSVAAVVGLLGVLKAGAAYLALERRYPPERRRLILEDAGAPFVLTAPGASGELPPGCTALPLEADLPARVPADPGVTPADSAYLAYTSGSTGAPKGVCVPHRAVSRLVLGADFLATTEDDVFLQYAPMAFDASTLEIWAPLLNGARLDLAPDRDLSVSELTKLVQHSGATVLWLTAGLFQQVVESGLDDLRGLRVLLAGGDVLSPPHVNRAVAALPGTTLINGYGPTENTTFTCCHTITGPVTGAVPIGRPIRGTGVHVLDADLRPVPDGETGELFATGEGLAHGYLGSPELTAERFLPDPYATRPGARMYRTGDLVRRRPDGVLEYHGRADQQVKIRGFRIEPGEVESALATLPGVAEAAVVAQPQPAGGKSLVAFVTGRPGEELSTLDLRRRLADVLPEYTIPSRVRIVDALPLTANGKVDRPALTAERSPGRPELAAAYREPASGTQTAVARLWSDHLGIDGVGADDDFFELGGHSLIGVRITADLQREYGVEISPVAFYLDPTPAGLAAAVEKARDAA from the coding sequence GTGGACGCGCCGTACCCTTCGCACCCCCTGCCGATCGGGGCGGCCTTCGCCCGGCAGGCCCGCCTGACGCCCGACAGGACCGCGGTCCGCGGTGACGACGGGGAACTGACCTACGGCGAACTGGACGACCGCTCCGACCGTCTCGCCCGGCATCTCCAGGACCTCGGGGTGATCGTCGGCGACGTCGTCGCCCTGGACGCCGGGCGCTCCGTCGCCGCCGTCGTGGGACTGCTCGGCGTCCTCAAGGCGGGCGCCGCCTATCTCGCGCTCGAACGCCGCTATCCGCCGGAGCGGCGCCGGCTGATCCTCGAGGACGCGGGCGCCCCGTTCGTCCTCACCGCGCCCGGCGCGTCCGGGGAGTTGCCTCCCGGGTGCACGGCCCTGCCGCTCGAAGCGGACCTGCCCGCGCGGGTACCCGCCGACCCCGGGGTGACCCCCGCCGACTCCGCCTACCTCGCCTACACCTCGGGGTCGACCGGCGCGCCGAAGGGCGTCTGCGTCCCGCACCGCGCCGTGTCGCGCCTCGTGCTCGGCGCCGACTTCCTCGCCACCACCGAGGACGACGTGTTCCTGCAGTACGCGCCGATGGCCTTCGACGCGTCCACCCTGGAGATCTGGGCGCCGCTCCTCAACGGCGCGCGCCTGGACCTCGCCCCCGACCGCGACCTGTCCGTCAGCGAACTCACCAAGCTGGTACAGCACTCGGGCGCGACCGTGCTCTGGCTGACCGCCGGCCTCTTCCAGCAGGTCGTCGAGTCCGGTCTCGACGACCTGCGCGGGCTGCGCGTCCTGCTCGCCGGCGGGGACGTCCTGTCGCCGCCCCACGTGAACCGCGCCGTCGCCGCACTGCCCGGCACCACACTCATCAACGGCTACGGCCCCACCGAGAACACCACCTTCACCTGCTGCCACACCATCACCGGGCCCGTGACGGGAGCCGTGCCGATCGGCCGGCCGATCCGCGGAACCGGCGTCCACGTACTCGACGCCGATCTGCGTCCCGTCCCCGACGGGGAGACCGGCGAGCTCTTCGCGACGGGCGAGGGACTGGCCCACGGCTACCTCGGCAGTCCGGAGCTGACCGCCGAGCGCTTCCTGCCCGACCCGTACGCGACCCGGCCGGGCGCCCGGATGTACCGCACCGGCGACCTGGTGCGCAGGCGCCCCGACGGCGTCCTCGAGTACCACGGGCGCGCCGACCAGCAGGTGAAGATCCGCGGCTTCCGCATCGAACCCGGCGAGGTGGAGTCCGCCCTCGCGACCCTGCCCGGTGTGGCCGAGGCGGCCGTCGTGGCCCAGCCGCAGCCGGCCGGCGGCAAGAGCCTCGTCGCGTTCGTCACGGGCCGTCCCGGCGAGGAGCTGTCCACCCTCGACCTGCGCAGGCGCCTCGCCGACGTGCTGCCGGAGTACACGATCCCGTCCCGGGTCCGGATCGTCGACGCGCTGCCCCTGACGGCGAACGGGAAGGTCGACCGCCCCGCGCTCACCGCCGAGCGGTCGCCCGGCAGGCCCGAACTCGCGGCGGCGTACAGGGAACCGGCGTCCGGGACCCAGACGGCCGTCGCCCGTCTGTGGAGCGACCACCTCGGCATCGACGGCGTCGGCGCCGACGACGACTTCTTCGAACTCGGCGGCCACTCCCTGATCGGCGTCCGCATCACGGCGGACCTCCAGCGCGAGTACGGCGTGGAGATATCCCCCGTCGCCTTCTACCTCGACCCGACCCCGGCGGGCCTCGCCGCGGCCGTCGAGAAGGCGCGGGACGCCGCGTGA